In Streptomyces canus, one DNA window encodes the following:
- a CDS encoding GNAT family N-acetyltransferase, producing MRSMSSDTDITIHRPEELGTSLRKAWHRAMDESFEYANPFLAPEFAAGIGRHRRGGARVAVLHQRGEAVGFLPYERGSFGVGRAIGLGLSDCQGLVHRPGVTWDTRALLTACRLSVFEFDHLVEEQTPFAPYVTGTFASPVIDLKVGSDSYPEWLRGAYPGLAKTTLKKERRLTRDLGEMRFVFDERDPRALRTLMQWKSAQYRRTGRMDRFARPWIVNLVEDLFQVREEHFTGILSVVYAGDRPVAAHFGPTSRTVFAPWFTAYDPELRYYSPGLIMHLRMAEAAGRRGARLMDMGRGDKEWKDWLKTRELRVAEGFATRPHPVATAHRLWRRPVRGLRNTVNAHPALREPADRLLKTVGTLRTSGHRSDSDSAGPLAS from the coding sequence ATGCGATCCATGAGCAGTGACACGGACATAACGATCCACAGACCCGAAGAGCTCGGCACCTCGCTCCGCAAGGCCTGGCACCGTGCGATGGACGAGTCGTTCGAGTACGCCAACCCGTTCCTGGCACCGGAGTTCGCGGCCGGGATCGGCAGACACCGCCGCGGCGGCGCCCGGGTGGCGGTGCTGCACCAGCGCGGAGAGGCCGTGGGCTTCCTCCCGTACGAACGGGGTTCCTTCGGCGTCGGCCGTGCCATCGGACTCGGACTCTCCGACTGCCAGGGCCTCGTGCACCGCCCCGGGGTCACGTGGGACACCCGGGCGCTGCTGACGGCGTGCCGGCTCTCGGTGTTCGAGTTCGATCACCTCGTCGAGGAGCAGACGCCCTTCGCCCCCTATGTCACCGGGACGTTCGCCTCCCCGGTGATCGATCTCAAGGTCGGCAGCGACAGTTACCCCGAGTGGCTGCGCGGCGCGTACCCGGGACTCGCCAAGACCACCCTCAAGAAGGAGCGCCGGCTCACGCGCGACCTGGGTGAGATGCGGTTCGTGTTCGACGAGCGCGACCCGAGGGCACTGCGCACACTGATGCAGTGGAAGTCCGCCCAGTACCGCCGGACGGGCCGGATGGACCGGTTCGCGCGGCCGTGGATCGTGAACCTGGTGGAGGACCTCTTCCAGGTCCGCGAGGAGCACTTCACCGGGATCCTTTCGGTGGTGTACGCCGGTGACCGGCCGGTGGCCGCGCACTTCGGGCCGACCTCGCGCACGGTGTTCGCGCCCTGGTTCACCGCGTACGACCCCGAGCTGCGCTACTACTCCCCCGGTCTGATCATGCATCTGCGGATGGCCGAGGCGGCGGGTCGGCGCGGGGCGCGGCTCATGGACATGGGGCGTGGCGACAAGGAGTGGAAGGACTGGCTCAAGACCCGGGAGCTGCGAGTGGCGGAAGGATTCGCCACCCGTCCCCATCCGGTCGCGACGGCACACCGGCTGTGGCGCCGGCCCGTGCGGGGTCTGCGCAACACGGTCAACGCCCACCCGGCCCTGCGCGAGCCCGCCGACCGCCTCCTGAAGACCGTCGGCACCCTGCGCACCTCCGGGCACCGCTCGGACTCCGACAGCGCGGGACCGCTGGCGAGCTGA
- a CDS encoding response regulator produces MSTSPPSSPVQLLLCDDHAVVRAGLRALLASADGIDVVGEAATGEEALAMAAHLGPDVVLMDLQLDDGMDGVTAIRRLTAGGSRGPRVLVLTMFDTDADITRAIEAGATGYLLKAEQPEELFTAIRDAASGRSTLSAPVADRLLTRLRSPRPALSAREHEILAQLARGLGNREIARALFISEATVKTHLGRIYGKLGVETRAGAVAVAKERRLLP; encoded by the coding sequence GTGAGTACGTCGCCGCCCTCGTCCCCCGTCCAGCTCCTGCTCTGCGACGACCATGCCGTCGTACGCGCCGGACTGCGGGCCCTGCTCGCCAGCGCGGACGGCATCGACGTGGTCGGGGAGGCGGCCACCGGCGAGGAGGCGCTCGCCATGGCCGCTCACCTGGGCCCCGATGTCGTCCTGATGGATCTTCAACTGGACGACGGCATGGACGGGGTGACAGCCATCCGCCGGTTGACAGCGGGAGGCTCTCGGGGTCCCCGCGTGCTGGTGCTCACCATGTTCGACACGGACGCCGACATCACCCGGGCCATCGAGGCGGGCGCCACCGGTTATCTCCTCAAGGCCGAGCAGCCCGAGGAGTTGTTCACGGCGATCCGCGACGCCGCGTCCGGCCGCAGCACGCTGTCCGCCCCGGTGGCCGACCGGCTGCTGACCCGGCTGCGCAGCCCGCGCCCCGCCCTGTCCGCACGCGAGCACGAGATCCTCGCGCAACTCGCCCGTGGCCTCGGCAATCGGGAGATCGCCCGGGCCCTGTTCATCAGCGAGGCGACGGTCAAGACCCATCTGGGGCGGATCTACGGCAAGTTGGGCGTCGAGACCCGGGCGGGCGCGGTGGCCGTCGCCAAGGAACGACGGCTGCTGCCTTGA
- a CDS encoding sensor histidine kinase — translation MNHSDPDERWLGAIVHGAFFLLLGSSFVRFLTRDQGGARTGWVVALFAFFCVLYVLGHLVAPPPRPGLPPTRRHLVWLGSVTAVWVVLLVLAPSATWCVMPLLFAGLHALPPRIAVPSAAVLTALVVVSEIRVADGPLNPNMVVAPPAVAAVATAVLVHLQRQGARQRVLIEDLVRTRHELAATERRAGVLAERQRLSAEIHDTLAQGLSSQGMLLQAAERVWGSDRDAAREHVRAAAEITSHSLAEARRFVHDLAPADLAEHSLAEALGALARRESGPGLTVEFRLEGDPGPLPERVAAALVRIAQGALANVREHAAATRAALTLTWLDDQVSLDVADNGRGFERDEALGAGSSTRGHGLPAMRIRARQAGGGLTVESAPGEGTVVSVAVPLVVPLVVKETAL, via the coding sequence ATGAACCACTCCGATCCGGACGAGCGCTGGCTGGGCGCGATCGTGCACGGCGCGTTCTTCCTGCTCCTCGGCTCGTCGTTCGTCCGCTTCCTGACCCGCGACCAGGGTGGTGCGCGCACCGGCTGGGTGGTGGCGCTGTTCGCCTTCTTCTGTGTGCTGTACGTCCTCGGGCATCTGGTGGCCCCGCCGCCCCGTCCGGGACTGCCGCCCACCCGGCGTCATCTGGTCTGGCTGGGCTCGGTCACCGCCGTCTGGGTCGTCCTGCTGGTCCTCGCGCCCAGCGCCACCTGGTGTGTGATGCCCCTGTTGTTCGCCGGGCTGCACGCGTTGCCGCCGAGGATCGCGGTGCCTTCGGCGGCCGTCCTCACCGCGCTGGTCGTGGTCTCGGAGATACGGGTGGCCGACGGGCCGCTCAACCCGAACATGGTCGTGGCCCCGCCGGCCGTCGCCGCGGTCGCCACCGCCGTACTGGTGCATCTGCAACGGCAGGGGGCCCGGCAGCGCGTGCTGATCGAGGACCTGGTGCGCACCCGGCACGAACTCGCCGCCACCGAACGGCGGGCCGGTGTCCTGGCGGAGCGCCAGCGGCTGTCCGCGGAGATCCACGACACCCTCGCGCAGGGGCTGTCCAGTCAGGGGATGCTGCTCCAGGCCGCGGAACGAGTGTGGGGCTCGGACCGGGACGCGGCCCGGGAGCATGTCCGGGCGGCGGCGGAGATCACCTCGCACAGCCTCGCCGAGGCCCGCCGCTTCGTGCACGACCTGGCTCCCGCGGACCTCGCGGAGCATTCTCTCGCCGAGGCCCTCGGCGCCCTCGCCCGGCGCGAGAGCGGCCCGGGGCTGACCGTGGAGTTCCGGCTCGAGGGGGATCCGGGTCCGCTGCCGGAGCGGGTGGCGGCTGCGCTGGTGCGGATCGCCCAGGGGGCGCTGGCCAACGTACGGGAGCATGCGGCGGCGACCCGGGCCGCGCTCACCCTCACCTGGCTGGACGATCAGGTCTCGCTGGATGTCGCGGACAACGGGCGCGGGTTCGAGCGGGACGAGGCCCTGGGGGCCGGATCGTCGACGCGTGGACACGGGCTTCCCGCCATGCGGATCCGGGCCCGCCAGGCCGGTGGCGGGCTCACCGTGGAGTCCGCGCCGGGAGAGGGCACCGTGGTGTCGGTCGCCGTCCCGCTCGTCGTCCCGCTCGTCGTCAAGGAGACCGCCCTGTGA
- a CDS encoding class I SAM-dependent methyltransferase produces MPAKNLTANRAALGHRVGYALRHPDRVPRHVARAARDLWLRRRHPDHISYYRAVMRSDTRTDPEAAVGSRNRERWLALGAMQFDYLLGHGLRPEHRMLEIGCGNLRGGWRFIRHLEPGHYHGIDISPDILFAAQHTIVDMSLQKRLPNLTPVRDLTLRFLPDAHFDVVHAHSVFSHSPLPVIEECLANVGRVLAPGGWFDFTFDRTEGEEHHVLREDFYYRVETLVELAEKHGLRARFMDDWEELPHGQSKIRVTHGEASR; encoded by the coding sequence ATGCCCGCCAAGAACCTCACCGCCAACCGCGCCGCCCTCGGCCACCGCGTCGGCTACGCCCTGCGTCACCCCGACCGCGTGCCCCGCCATGTGGCCCGCGCCGCCCGCGACCTGTGGCTGCGCCGCCGGCACCCGGACCACATCTCCTACTACCGCGCCGTGATGCGCTCCGACACCCGGACCGACCCGGAGGCGGCCGTCGGCAGCCGCAACCGGGAACGCTGGCTGGCGCTCGGGGCGATGCAGTTCGACTACCTCCTCGGCCACGGGCTGCGGCCCGAGCACCGCATGCTGGAGATCGGCTGCGGCAACCTGCGCGGCGGCTGGCGGTTCATCCGCCACCTGGAGCCCGGGCACTACCACGGCATCGACATCTCGCCCGACATCCTCTTCGCCGCGCAGCACACGATCGTCGACATGTCCCTTCAGAAGCGGCTGCCGAACCTCACCCCGGTGCGCGACCTGACGCTGCGGTTCCTGCCGGACGCCCACTTCGACGTCGTCCACGCGCACAGTGTCTTCTCGCACTCGCCGCTCCCGGTCATCGAGGAGTGTCTGGCCAACGTCGGCCGGGTGCTCGCCCCGGGCGGCTGGTTCGACTTCACCTTCGACCGCACCGAGGGCGAGGAGCACCACGTGCTCCGGGAGGACTTCTACTACCGCGTCGAGACGCTCGTCGAGCTGGCCGAAAAGCACGGACTGCGGGCCCGGTTCATGGACGACTGGGAGGAACTCCCGCACGGCCAGTCCAAGATCCGGGTGACGCACGGGGAGGCGAGCCGGTGA
- a CDS encoding TOPRIM nucleotidyl transferase/hydrolase domain-containing protein, with translation MADMGEFRDAVTSWAAGGPGDPARELAARLSVRTVVLLEGPSDVAAVDALAASRGRNLAAEGLCVLAMGGAMSVGRFAGLLGPSGLGLRLTGLCDERERPFYARGWERAGAAPDGYFVCAADLEDELIRALGVPRVKELVREEGDLRPLQTFLSQPAQRDRTAQQQLRRFLGTKKGRKIHYGRVLVEALDPERVPAPLDDLFAAL, from the coding sequence ATGGCTGACATGGGGGAGTTCCGGGACGCGGTCACGTCGTGGGCGGCCGGTGGCCCCGGCGACCCGGCACGCGAACTGGCCGCGCGGCTGTCCGTGAGGACCGTCGTCCTGCTCGAAGGGCCGAGCGATGTGGCGGCGGTCGACGCGCTGGCCGCGAGCCGTGGCCGGAACCTCGCCGCCGAGGGGCTCTGCGTCCTGGCGATGGGCGGGGCGATGAGCGTCGGCCGCTTCGCGGGCCTGCTCGGTCCGTCGGGCCTGGGCCTGCGTCTGACGGGACTGTGCGACGAGCGGGAACGGCCCTTCTACGCCCGGGGCTGGGAGCGGGCCGGCGCGGCGCCGGACGGGTACTTCGTCTGCGCGGCGGACCTGGAGGACGAACTCATCCGCGCGCTGGGTGTGCCACGGGTGAAGGAACTCGTGCGCGAGGAGGGTGACCTGCGGCCCCTGCAGACCTTCCTGTCCCAGCCCGCCCAGCGGGACCGCACTGCTCAGCAGCAGTTGCGGCGCTTCCTCGGAACGAAGAAGGGACGCAAGATCCACTACGGCCGCGTCCTCGTCGAGGCCCTCGACCCCGAGCGCGTGCCCGCCCCGCTCGACGACCTGTTCGCGGCGCTCTGA
- a CDS encoding Gfo/Idh/MocA family protein: MPRPARRRVAVVGTGAIVSGSHLSALRVHAERTELVAAVDVDQGRLDAFRELAGGEVAGYTSMAEMLDAARPDLVLIGTPPSLHREQTVAALKAGAWVLCEKPLTLSLAEYDEIAAAEEASGAYASVVFQHRYGSGAVHARELITSGELGAPRVAHCQTTWYRDAAYYAVPWRGTWASEGGGPTMGHGIHQYDLLLHLLGPWAEIRAMAARLVHDTESEDVSTALVRFENGALATVVNSVLSPDEVSRIRIDCADATVELTHLYGHRNQDWTYTPAPHVAADRVDAWRTPAADVPSSHAAQLGALLDAYDNGVRPPGSGADARATLEFAAALYKSAFTGRPVHAGEIAPGDPFYPAMHGDHPHWAPKERA, encoded by the coding sequence ATGCCCCGTCCAGCCCGCCGCCGCGTAGCCGTGGTCGGCACCGGCGCCATCGTCAGCGGCAGCCATCTGTCCGCGCTCAGGGTCCACGCCGAGCGCACAGAACTGGTCGCCGCCGTCGACGTGGACCAGGGCAGACTCGACGCCTTCCGGGAACTCGCGGGCGGCGAGGTCGCCGGGTACACCTCCATGGCCGAGATGCTGGACGCGGCACGCCCCGACCTGGTCCTCATCGGCACCCCGCCGTCGCTGCACCGGGAGCAGACGGTGGCCGCCCTCAAGGCGGGTGCCTGGGTGCTGTGCGAGAAGCCGCTGACCCTGTCGCTCGCCGAGTACGACGAGATCGCGGCGGCCGAGGAGGCGTCCGGGGCCTACGCCTCCGTGGTCTTCCAGCACCGCTACGGCTCCGGCGCCGTCCACGCGCGCGAGCTGATCACGAGCGGCGAGCTGGGCGCCCCGCGTGTCGCGCACTGTCAGACGACCTGGTACCGGGACGCCGCCTACTACGCCGTACCGTGGCGCGGGACGTGGGCCAGTGAGGGCGGCGGCCCCACCATGGGCCACGGCATCCACCAGTACGACCTGCTGCTGCACCTGCTCGGCCCGTGGGCGGAGATCCGCGCGATGGCGGCCCGGCTGGTCCACGACACCGAGAGCGAGGACGTCTCCACGGCCCTCGTCCGGTTCGAGAACGGCGCCCTCGCCACCGTCGTCAACAGTGTGTTGTCACCCGACGAGGTGAGCCGCATCCGCATCGACTGTGCCGACGCGACCGTCGAACTCACCCACCTGTACGGGCACCGCAACCAGGACTGGACCTACACCCCCGCCCCCCACGTGGCCGCCGACCGCGTCGACGCCTGGCGTACGCCCGCCGCCGACGTGCCCAGCTCGCACGCGGCCCAGCTCGGCGCGCTCCTCGACGCGTACGACAACGGTGTCAGGCCTCCCGGTAGCGGCGCCGACGCACGTGCCACCCTCGAGTTCGCCGCCGCGCTCTACAAGTCCGCGTTCACGGGCCGGCCCGTGCACGCCGGCGAGATCGCGCCGGGCGACCCCTTCTACCCGGCCATGCACGGCGACCACCCCCACTGGGCCCCCAAGGAGCGCGCATGA
- a CDS encoding PmoA family protein → MSIRVSHVHGEHIAVEAANGTEILRYVYRPDPEAFEAKKPYAHPVRTLGGRTVTGYRPNDHRWHKGLQMTASHLSGQNFWGGNCYVHGQGYLPLPERVGSMRHDGFPVLSVEDDRLTVAEELTWVENGGTEWAREVRGITVHSVDEESGSWALDWSIRLTNTRDEPLAFGSPTTAGREMAGYTGLQWRGPRDFTGGSVFAPDTDGDADKLMGSQSPWLAFTTEHDDVDAHSTLVFAHAPENLDPRTAVHESHWFVRSEPFPTVAFSWAFFEEFELPPGESFEYRYRLVVADGAWDEERVSSCLEGLSW, encoded by the coding sequence ATGAGCATCCGCGTCAGCCACGTCCACGGCGAGCACATCGCCGTCGAGGCGGCGAACGGCACGGAGATCCTCCGCTACGTCTACCGACCCGACCCCGAGGCCTTCGAGGCGAAGAAGCCCTACGCCCACCCGGTGCGCACCCTCGGCGGCCGCACGGTGACCGGCTACCGTCCCAACGACCACCGCTGGCACAAGGGTCTGCAGATGACCGCGAGCCATCTGTCGGGGCAGAATTTCTGGGGCGGCAACTGCTATGTCCACGGGCAGGGCTATCTGCCCCTGCCGGAGCGGGTCGGCTCGATGCGGCACGACGGGTTCCCGGTGCTGTCGGTCGAGGACGACCGGCTCACCGTCGCCGAGGAGCTCACCTGGGTGGAGAACGGCGGAACCGAGTGGGCGCGCGAAGTCCGCGGCATCACCGTCCACTCCGTCGACGAGGAGTCCGGCTCCTGGGCGCTGGACTGGTCGATCCGCCTCACCAACACCCGCGACGAGCCGCTCGCCTTCGGTTCCCCCACCACCGCGGGCCGTGAGATGGCGGGTTACACCGGACTCCAGTGGCGCGGCCCCCGCGACTTCACCGGTGGATCGGTCTTCGCCCCGGACACGGACGGGGACGCGGACAAGCTGATGGGCAGCCAGAGCCCCTGGCTCGCCTTCACCACCGAGCACGACGATGTGGACGCCCACTCCACGCTCGTCTTCGCGCACGCCCCCGAGAACCTCGACCCGCGGACCGCCGTCCACGAGTCGCACTGGTTCGTGCGTTCCGAGCCCTTCCCGACGGTCGCGTTCTCCTGGGCGTTCTTCGAGGAGTTCGAGCTGCCGCCTGGGGAGTCCTTCGAGTACCGCTACCGGCTCGTCGTGGCCGACGGTGCCTGGGACGAGGAACGCGTGTCCTCCTGTCTGGAAGGCCTGTCCTGGTGA
- a CDS encoding cupin, with protein sequence MKPGLPHPLPGAVGLSHLSAYDWEAIDGVCGGSPHLHLVCTEAYVVTGGRGAVQTLSPDGYREIPLEPGSIAWFTPGTVHRMVQGGDLRITVLMQNSGLPEAGDAVFTFPPDVLADPSRYAEAARLPPGTGPETAAAARRRRDLAVEGYLGLREALATGDNGPYLEFQRAAARLVRDKVPTWRELWRTGALATAERTGAQLDALASGEPSYLGEATAHEAAPTRLGGFGMCGRRDEYNLPGTTLPYGGE encoded by the coding sequence GTGAAGCCCGGTCTTCCGCACCCGCTGCCGGGCGCCGTGGGCCTGTCCCACCTGAGCGCCTACGACTGGGAGGCCATCGACGGCGTCTGCGGCGGCAGCCCGCATCTGCACCTGGTGTGCACGGAGGCCTACGTCGTCACCGGCGGCCGGGGCGCGGTGCAGACGCTGAGCCCCGACGGCTACCGGGAGATCCCCCTGGAGCCGGGCTCGATCGCCTGGTTCACACCGGGCACCGTGCACCGCATGGTCCAGGGCGGCGATCTGCGCATCACCGTGCTGATGCAGAACAGCGGTCTGCCCGAGGCCGGGGACGCCGTGTTCACCTTCCCGCCGGACGTGCTCGCCGACCCGTCGCGGTATGCCGAGGCCGCCCGGCTCCCGCCCGGTACGGGTCCGGAGACGGCCGCGGCCGCCCGCCGGCGCCGGGACCTCGCCGTCGAGGGCTACCTCGGCCTGCGCGAGGCACTGGCCACCGGAGACAACGGCCCGTATCTGGAGTTCCAGCGGGCCGCCGCCCGCCTGGTACGGGACAAGGTGCCCACCTGGCGCGAGCTGTGGCGGACCGGTGCCCTGGCCACCGCGGAGCGCACCGGCGCCCAACTCGACGCGCTGGCGTCCGGTGAACCGTCGTACCTCGGCGAGGCGACCGCCCACGAGGCCGCGCCGACCCGGCTCGGCGGCTTCGGGATGTGCGGCCGACGGGACGAGTACAACCTGCCCGGCACGACGCTGCCGTACGGCGGCGAGTAA
- a CDS encoding ABC transporter substrate-binding protein: protein MPGHRTKGFCASAVALALCALAAGCGGSGESVGGGKVVLRYTWWGNPDRAERTEQAVALFEKQHPNVQVQTSFSGYDAYKQKLAVQATGGDAPDVMQLDYRQIDQYASGGVLLDLAKQKAVLRTSEIDSGLLATGRVDGTQYAIPQGRGTETVVYDVKTWKTSGVPLPAQGWTWDDWARAVRALEKKTGEPGATDPGQSEDAFEVWLRGQGKALYTKEGGLGFTAADLTKWWTFTDRLRREGAVSPAGQTTQLDGSVENTPLGRGKAVSDTNWDAPSSGYLAIIPTGIALAPMPSGSDGTPGQYFKPSMFLGVSAHTGHAEAAAQLVDFLLNDEDAAKILGATRGIPVNETIRKETAPLLKDFDKTAADYQASLEGKLKDPPQAPPSGDNALQTTFQRDYDQVSYERMTPREAAENYVTEAKAELRS, encoded by the coding sequence ATGCCCGGACACAGGACAAAGGGGTTCTGCGCTTCGGCCGTCGCACTCGCGCTCTGCGCGCTGGCGGCCGGCTGCGGGGGCTCCGGGGAATCGGTCGGCGGCGGCAAGGTCGTGCTCCGCTACACGTGGTGGGGCAACCCCGACCGCGCGGAGCGCACCGAGCAGGCCGTCGCCCTGTTCGAGAAACAGCACCCGAACGTACAGGTGCAGACGTCGTTCTCGGGTTACGACGCCTACAAGCAGAAGCTCGCCGTCCAGGCCACGGGCGGCGACGCACCCGACGTGATGCAGCTCGACTACCGCCAGATCGACCAGTACGCCTCCGGCGGGGTCCTGCTCGACCTGGCGAAGCAGAAGGCCGTACTGCGCACCTCCGAGATCGACTCAGGGCTGCTGGCCACCGGCCGCGTGGACGGCACCCAGTACGCGATCCCGCAGGGCCGGGGCACCGAGACCGTCGTCTACGACGTCAAGACCTGGAAGACCTCCGGGGTGCCGCTCCCCGCGCAGGGGTGGACCTGGGACGACTGGGCCCGGGCCGTGCGCGCGCTCGAGAAGAAGACGGGCGAACCCGGCGCCACCGATCCCGGTCAGAGCGAGGACGCCTTCGAGGTCTGGCTGCGCGGACAGGGCAAGGCCCTCTACACCAAGGAGGGCGGACTGGGCTTCACCGCCGCCGACCTCACCAAGTGGTGGACCTTCACCGACCGGTTGAGGCGCGAGGGTGCCGTCTCCCCGGCCGGGCAGACCACCCAGCTCGACGGCTCCGTGGAGAACACCCCGCTGGGCCGGGGCAAGGCGGTCTCCGACACCAACTGGGACGCTCCGTCGAGCGGTTATCTCGCGATCATTCCGACGGGGATCGCGCTGGCACCCATGCCGTCCGGCTCCGACGGCACACCGGGGCAGTACTTCAAGCCGTCGATGTTCCTCGGTGTCTCCGCCCACACCGGCCACGCCGAGGCCGCCGCCCAGCTCGTCGACTTCCTCCTCAACGACGAGGACGCGGCGAAGATCCTCGGCGCCACCCGCGGCATCCCCGTCAACGAGACCATCCGCAAGGAGACAGCGCCCCTACTCAAGGACTTCGACAAGACGGCCGCCGACTACCAGGCCTCCCTGGAAGGGAAGTTGAAGGACCCGCCGCAGGCCCCGCCCTCCGGCGACAACGCCCTGCAGACCACCTTCCAGCGCGACTACGACCAGGTTTCCTACGAGCGTATGACGCCCCGCGAGGCGGCCGAGAACTACGTCACCGAGGCGAAGGCGGAGCTGAGGTCATGA
- a CDS encoding carbohydrate ABC transporter permease: MTTTAIPTGEKRATAPTTKRPSKRERQGAAWVFLSPWVLGATVLTLLPMAVSLYLSFTDYNLFDPPHWVGLRNYTQMFTEDPRYWRSVTTTLMYVVIAVPLQLALALVVALALKSMKRGKAFYRSAFYAPSLLGASMSIALVWRAVFNDGGTVDNLFGTGGWVNRPGWALLAVALLTVWQFGAPMVIFLAGLQQIPAELYEAAAVDGAGTWRQFLSVTVPMLSPVLFFNLVLQTIQAFQVFTPAFAVSAGKGGPADSTLVYTMYLYDRGFVASHMGYASAMAWVLLLVIGVVTAVLFRTSRSWVFYASEGDR; this comes from the coding sequence ATGACCACCACCGCGATCCCGACCGGGGAGAAGCGCGCCACGGCCCCCACCACGAAGCGCCCATCCAAGCGCGAACGCCAGGGCGCCGCCTGGGTGTTCCTCTCCCCGTGGGTCCTCGGCGCGACCGTCCTCACCCTGCTGCCGATGGCCGTCTCGCTGTACCTGTCCTTCACCGACTACAACCTCTTCGACCCGCCCCACTGGGTGGGCCTGCGCAACTACACGCAGATGTTCACCGAGGACCCGCGCTACTGGCGATCCGTCACGACGACCCTGATGTACGTCGTGATAGCCGTGCCGCTCCAACTGGCCCTCGCGCTGGTCGTCGCGCTCGCCCTGAAGTCCATGAAACGCGGCAAGGCCTTCTACCGGTCCGCGTTCTACGCCCCCTCGCTGCTCGGCGCCTCCATGTCCATCGCCCTCGTCTGGCGTGCCGTCTTCAACGACGGCGGCACCGTGGACAACCTGTTCGGCACCGGCGGCTGGGTCAACAGGCCCGGCTGGGCACTGCTGGCCGTCGCGCTGCTGACGGTGTGGCAGTTCGGGGCGCCGATGGTCATCTTCCTCGCGGGTCTGCAACAGATACCGGCCGAGCTCTACGAAGCGGCGGCCGTCGACGGGGCCGGGACATGGCGGCAGTTCCTGTCCGTCACCGTGCCCATGCTGTCCCCGGTGCTCTTCTTCAACCTGGTCCTCCAGACCATCCAGGCCTTCCAGGTCTTCACGCCCGCCTTCGCGGTGAGCGCGGGCAAGGGCGGCCCCGCCGACTCCACGCTCGTCTACACGATGTACCTCTACGACCGCGGCTTCGTCGCCTCCCACATGGGCTACGCCTCCGCCATGGCCTGGGTGCTGCTGCTCGTCATCGGCGTCGTCACGGCGGTGCTGTTCCGCACCTCGCGTTCCTGGGTCTTCTACGCGTCCGAGGGGGACCGATGA